A single genomic interval of Cellvibrio sp. PSBB023 harbors:
- a CDS encoding PstS family phosphate ABC transporter substrate-binding protein, translated as MNAMKIMKGLVLAGSMVCATALQAAIDPALPEYKATTGVSGNVNSIGSDTLNNLMTLWAEDFKKWYPNVNIQIQGAGSSTAPPALTEGTANFGPMSRAMKTEEIQAFEAKHGYKPTAVPVAIDVLAVYVNKDNPIEGLSIPQVDAIFSATRKCGGAKDLTRWGDVGLTGAWVNRDFTIYSRNAVSGTYGYFKDEALCKGDFKSSILEQPGSASVVQGVSESINGIGYSGIGYITSGVRAVPLSKKDGQPYIAADATHALDGSYPLSRVLFMYINKHPNRPLDAIQLEFVKLILSKQGQETVVRDGYIPLPATMVNKALADLQK; from the coding sequence ATGAACGCTATGAAAATTATGAAAGGGTTGGTTTTGGCCGGCTCTATGGTTTGTGCCACTGCATTGCAGGCTGCAATTGACCCAGCGCTGCCAGAGTACAAAGCCACTACCGGTGTATCCGGTAACGTTAACTCAATCGGTTCAGACACGCTTAATAACCTGATGACGCTCTGGGCAGAGGATTTCAAAAAGTGGTATCCCAACGTCAATATCCAGATTCAAGGTGCCGGTTCTTCTACTGCACCACCAGCCTTGACGGAAGGTACTGCCAACTTCGGCCCTATGAGCCGCGCAATGAAAACCGAAGAAATCCAGGCGTTTGAAGCCAAGCATGGTTACAAGCCAACGGCTGTGCCTGTGGCGATTGACGTGCTCGCTGTGTATGTCAATAAAGATAACCCGATTGAAGGCCTGAGCATTCCCCAGGTGGATGCTATTTTCTCTGCTACACGCAAGTGCGGCGGTGCCAAAGACCTGACCCGTTGGGGGGATGTAGGTTTGACCGGTGCATGGGTAAATCGCGATTTCACCATCTATAGCCGTAACGCGGTATCAGGCACTTACGGTTACTTTAAAGATGAAGCTCTGTGTAAAGGCGATTTCAAATCCAGCATTCTTGAGCAGCCCGGTTCAGCATCGGTAGTGCAGGGTGTTTCTGAATCTATCAACGGCATTGGTTACTCTGGTATTGGTTACATTACCTCTGGTGTGCGCGCTGTTCCCCTGTCCAAAAAAGATGGTCAGCCTTATATCGCTGCAGATGCCACTCACGCCCTGGACGGTTCTTACCCCCTGTCGCGCGTACTGTTCATGTACATCAACAAGCACCCGAACCGCCCGTTGGATGCGATTCAGTTAGAGTTTGTAAAACTGATCCTTTCCAAACAAGGTCAGGAAACCGTTGTTCGCGATGGCTATATTCCATTGCCAGCCACTATGGTTAACAAAGCCCTGGCTGACTTGCAGAAATAA
- a CDS encoding ABC transporter permease subunit — protein sequence MSEPITAAKPIQSLMPNREQRSKLRSIRKFKDQLSRYGVMSAGLAVVFSLGLIFFYLFSEIAPLFRGASVEPIHSYTSAQLQQQATDPTEHLTLERYEEIGASFKRSGAVHFFNVSDGSQVLNAQVPHATDASFTRIATSTPDYGLVAYGYSNGQVAVIKADYALSYPQDKRQITPSLLFPLGDAPLQLDEQGSALTQLAVQETGSGIVLAAMTADQRLLLAIYSSSHNMITGDVSINQEVFPLPSLPAGSKPIAIQIDDRAQHIVIATDQSQLVLYNVINPSDVKVQPPVVIGDGKITRMEFLVGTASLIIGTDKGALSQWFLVRNPDNIYELKYVRGFDALAGAITRITPEHARRGFWAGDDKGNIGIYYATSQRTLLIESVSDHPIKQLAISPIHNRSLLLDETDTLSVANVWNKHPEVSFSSLWKKVWYEGRDAPEYIWQASSGSDNFEAKMSFVPLSVGTLKAAFFAMLFAIPLGVMGAIYTAYFMTPKLRGLVKPTIEIMEALPTVILGFLAGLWLAPFVEDHLPAIFGILILLPVIMLVTGYAWSRCPESLRNRVPEGWEAVILVLPIILTVWACVAASPFTEVWFFDGSMRQWFTENGIDYSQRNALVVGIVMGFAVIPTIFSIAEDAVFSVPRHLTQGSLALGATRWQTVVGVVLPTASPGIFSAMMMGFGRAVGETMIVLMATGNSPVVNFNIFEGMRTFSANIAVELPETAVASTHFRVLFLAALVLLALTFVMNTLAEVIRQRLRKRYSNL from the coding sequence ATGTCCGAACCCATTACAGCGGCAAAGCCAATCCAGAGCCTGATGCCCAATCGCGAGCAGCGCAGTAAATTGCGCAGCATTCGCAAATTTAAAGATCAATTATCGCGTTACGGGGTAATGTCCGCCGGACTTGCCGTCGTGTTTTCGCTTGGGTTGATTTTCTTTTACTTGTTTTCCGAGATTGCGCCGCTGTTTCGCGGTGCGTCGGTTGAACCTATTCACAGTTACACCTCAGCCCAATTACAACAGCAGGCCACCGATCCAACAGAGCACCTGACGTTAGAGCGCTATGAGGAAATCGGAGCAAGTTTCAAGCGCAGTGGTGCCGTACATTTTTTTAATGTCAGCGATGGCAGTCAGGTACTGAATGCCCAAGTACCTCATGCGACGGATGCCAGCTTTACCCGTATTGCCACCAGCACCCCGGATTACGGTTTGGTCGCCTATGGTTACAGCAATGGCCAGGTTGCCGTCATCAAAGCGGATTATGCTCTCAGCTATCCACAAGACAAACGCCAAATCACACCCAGTCTGTTATTCCCCTTGGGTGATGCTCCCTTGCAGTTGGATGAGCAGGGCTCTGCATTGACACAGTTGGCGGTGCAAGAGACGGGCAGCGGGATTGTGTTGGCGGCAATGACGGCTGACCAGCGTTTGCTGCTGGCGATTTACAGCAGCAGCCACAACATGATTACCGGCGATGTGAGTATCAATCAGGAAGTGTTTCCCCTGCCGTCATTGCCGGCAGGAAGCAAGCCGATTGCCATACAAATCGACGACCGTGCACAGCATATAGTTATAGCGACTGATCAGTCGCAACTGGTGTTGTACAACGTGATTAATCCCAGCGATGTAAAAGTGCAGCCGCCAGTAGTGATTGGCGATGGCAAGATCACACGGATGGAATTTTTAGTGGGCACTGCCTCGCTGATTATTGGTACTGACAAGGGCGCCCTGAGCCAATGGTTTCTGGTGCGCAACCCGGACAATATTTATGAGCTGAAATATGTACGCGGGTTTGATGCGCTGGCTGGTGCGATTACCCGCATTACACCTGAACATGCGCGTCGCGGTTTCTGGGCGGGCGATGACAAGGGCAATATCGGTATTTATTACGCGACCTCCCAGCGCACATTGTTGATTGAATCGGTGAGTGATCATCCCATCAAGCAACTCGCTATTTCACCTATTCACAATCGCAGTTTGTTGTTGGATGAAACCGACACCTTGAGCGTGGCAAATGTCTGGAACAAACACCCTGAAGTTTCATTCAGTTCACTCTGGAAAAAAGTGTGGTACGAGGGCCGCGATGCGCCGGAATATATTTGGCAAGCGTCCTCAGGCAGTGACAACTTTGAAGCCAAAATGAGTTTTGTGCCGCTCTCTGTTGGTACATTAAAAGCCGCATTTTTTGCCATGTTGTTTGCAATTCCACTGGGAGTCATGGGCGCTATCTATACCGCCTATTTTATGACTCCCAAACTGCGTGGCCTGGTAAAACCAACCATCGAAATCATGGAGGCGCTACCCACGGTAATCCTCGGGTTTCTGGCCGGTTTGTGGCTGGCACCGTTTGTGGAAGATCACCTGCCGGCGATATTTGGCATCCTGATTTTGCTGCCGGTCATTATGTTGGTGACGGGTTATGCATGGAGTCGCTGCCCCGAGTCACTGCGTAATCGCGTGCCAGAGGGATGGGAGGCTGTCATTCTGGTGCTACCCATTATCCTCACGGTATGGGCTTGCGTTGCCGCCAGTCCGTTTACAGAGGTCTGGTTTTTTGACGGCAGCATGCGTCAGTGGTTTACCGAAAATGGAATCGACTACAGCCAACGCAACGCCTTGGTGGTAGGTATTGTGATGGGCTTTGCGGTCATCCCCACTATTTTCTCTATCGCCGAAGACGCCGTATTCAGTGTGCCACGTCACCTGACCCAAGGTTCATTGGCGCTCGGTGCAACCCGCTGGCAAACCGTAGTTGGCGTGGTATTGCCCACTGCCAGTCCAGGTATTTTCTCGGCGATGATGATGGGCTTTGGTCGCGCTGTGGGGGAGACCATGATTGTGCTTATGGCCACCGGTAACAGTCCGGTTGTGAACTTTAATATCTTTGAGGGCATGCGTACCTTCTCGGCCAACATTGCGGTGGAGTTGCCGGAAACCGCCGTGGCCAGCACCCACTTCCGGGTATTGTTTTTAGCCGCATTGGTGTTATTGGCGCTCACTTTTGTGATGAATACTCTGGCAGAAGTGATACGTCAGCGCTTACGCAAACGCTACAGCAACTTGTAA